Proteins encoded by one window of Streptomyces clavuligerus:
- a CDS encoding phosphotransferase, which produces MTERVQWEELPVELRAAVEARTGPVIAAETVASGFNCTLALKVHTRRGGRLFLKGVRVSDTAGMDGLLWEQQLNKVVGDVGPTICHQFEAGGWLALAFIHIDGRHVDYAPGTGDLEAVTRTLRRMQHLGPPAVHVPQLSDRFDGPLTREEAAALHGTNLLHTDTNPHNVMIGRDGAAYVVDWAMPALGPAWVDVAYTARWLMAFGQPPEDAMAWLNGFTSWRQADRAAVETFVEVTCREATARLGEKDSAPTNARFRHLLGSP; this is translated from the coding sequence ATGACTGAACGAGTCCAGTGGGAAGAGTTGCCCGTCGAACTCCGCGCGGCCGTCGAAGCGCGCACCGGGCCGGTGATCGCGGCTGAGACTGTGGCCAGCGGATTCAACTGCACCCTGGCACTCAAGGTGCACACCCGCAGGGGTGGACGCCTGTTCCTCAAAGGAGTACGGGTATCAGACACGGCAGGGATGGACGGTCTGCTCTGGGAACAGCAGCTCAACAAGGTGGTCGGCGATGTCGGGCCGACGATTTGCCACCAGTTTGAGGCGGGCGGGTGGCTTGCTCTGGCGTTCATCCACATCGACGGGCGGCACGTGGACTACGCGCCCGGAACCGGCGACCTGGAGGCCGTCACGCGGACCCTTCGCCGGATGCAACACCTGGGCCCCCCAGCTGTCCACGTTCCGCAACTGTCCGACCGGTTCGACGGACCACTCACGCGGGAGGAAGCGGCAGCGCTGCACGGCACGAACCTTCTCCATACGGACACCAATCCGCACAACGTCATGATCGGGCGGGATGGAGCCGCGTACGTCGTGGACTGGGCCATGCCCGCACTGGGACCCGCATGGGTGGATGTCGCCTACACGGCCCGATGGCTCATGGCCTTCGGTCAGCCTCCGGAAGACGCCATGGCATGGCTCAACGGATTCACCAGTTGGCGACAGGCGGACCGCGCCGCCGTGGAGACCTTCGTAGAGGTCACATGCCGCGAGGCCACAGCGCGCTTGGGAGAGAAAGACTCAGCCCCGACGAACGCACGCTTCCGGCACCTGCTCGGCTCACCGTGA
- a CDS encoding DUF397 domain-containing protein has protein sequence MRTRPDLTTAHWRKSTYSNGEEADCVEVGDGLPGLVPVRDSKTPTGPAVTFGAPAWTAFIDDLAR, from the coding sequence ATGCGTACACGACCCGACCTGACCACCGCCCACTGGCGCAAGTCCACCTACAGCAACGGTGAAGAAGCGGACTGCGTGGAAGTCGGCGACGGCCTCCCCGGCCTCGTCCCCGTCCGCGACAGCAAAACCCCCACCGGCCCCGCCGTCACCTTCGGCGCACCCGCGTGGACAGCCTTCATCGACGACCTGGCCAGGTAA
- a CDS encoding DUF397 domain-containing protein: protein MRARPDLTTARWRKSTYSNGEAADCVEVADGLPGLVPVRDSKTPTGPAVTFGAPAWTAFVDDLVT from the coding sequence ATGCGTGCACGACCCGACCTGACCACCGCCCGCTGGCGCAAGTCCACCTACAGCAACGGCGAGGCAGCGGACTGTGTGGAAGTCGCCGACGGCCTCCCCGGCCTCGTCCCCGTCCGCGACAGCAAAACCCCCACCGGCCCCGCCGTCACCTTCGGCGCACCCGCGTGGACAGCCTTCGTCGACGACCTGGTCACGTAG
- a CDS encoding helix-turn-helix domain-containing protein, whose protein sequence is MESHDNPYTERPKDFIGEELRRRRKAHKLSQRELAARMFISGGYMGQIEVGKRRLTEELAERLDKELKADGFFSRLLAAMKRNTGLTDYFADVAELQLLASAVYHYGQVFVPGILQTEAYIRAQCLGSTAPSPGVVDTLVKLRTERARKLLKDPEKPYLWVVLHESVLRTAVGGPSVMAEQLRTLAEVIRAGRVHIQVVPFSAGMHGCTGGMVSIMTFSDAPDLVYTEGAFTGQTVDDPDLVAKHRRAYDVARSVALSPEKSLAFIETVVEEYERCVHDPT, encoded by the coding sequence ATGGAAAGTCATGACAATCCATACACCGAGCGGCCGAAGGACTTCATCGGGGAGGAGCTTCGACGGCGGCGCAAGGCGCACAAGCTCTCCCAACGGGAGCTGGCCGCCAGGATGTTCATCTCGGGTGGCTACATGGGCCAGATCGAGGTGGGCAAGCGCCGGCTGACGGAGGAGCTGGCGGAGCGGCTGGACAAGGAGCTGAAGGCCGACGGGTTCTTCAGCAGGCTGCTGGCCGCGATGAAGAGGAACACCGGGCTCACGGATTACTTCGCGGATGTGGCCGAGCTCCAACTGCTGGCCTCGGCCGTCTACCACTACGGGCAGGTGTTCGTGCCCGGGATACTCCAGACCGAGGCATACATCAGGGCTCAGTGCCTGGGCAGCACCGCACCTTCGCCTGGGGTGGTCGACACACTCGTCAAGCTGCGGACGGAGCGCGCCCGGAAGCTCCTCAAGGACCCGGAGAAGCCGTATCTCTGGGTGGTCCTGCACGAGAGTGTGCTCCGTACCGCGGTCGGGGGACCGTCGGTGATGGCGGAGCAACTGCGGACCCTGGCGGAGGTCATCCGCGCGGGACGCGTGCACATCCAAGTGGTCCCGTTCAGCGCGGGTATGCACGGGTGCACCGGTGGCATGGTGAGCATCATGACCTTCTCGGACGCCCCCGATCTCGTCTATACGGAGGGCGCCTTCACCGGACAGACGGTGGATGATCCGGATCTGGTCGCCAAGCATCGGCGGGCATACGATGTGGCGCGGTCGGTGGCGCTGTCACCAGAGAAGTCGCTGGCCTTCATCGAGACAGTCGTGGAGGAGTACGAGCGATGCGTGCACGACCCGACCTGA
- a CDS encoding TetR/AcrR family transcriptional regulator, which yields MDAETAELRVLEAARTLFNERGVQAVGMDSIRSASGVSLKRLYQVFPSKDALLDAVLRRRDAEVREAIAAHGAARARTPHEKVLAVFDYLGDWFAEPDFRGCAFINAYGELGAVSPSVADIARTHKTAVRDYFATLTTALGAPPLLADQLAILANGAMATAALTASPEPAVQAREAARVLLDAAARGD from the coding sequence ATGGACGCGGAGACGGCGGAGCTGCGGGTGCTGGAGGCGGCGCGGACGCTGTTCAACGAGCGCGGGGTCCAGGCGGTCGGCATGGACTCGATCCGCAGCGCGTCGGGCGTCTCGCTCAAACGCCTCTACCAGGTCTTTCCCTCGAAGGACGCCCTGCTGGACGCGGTGCTGCGACGCCGCGACGCCGAGGTCCGCGAGGCGATCGCGGCGCATGGCGCCGCCCGTGCCCGGACCCCGCACGAGAAGGTCCTCGCGGTCTTCGACTATCTCGGCGACTGGTTCGCGGAACCCGACTTCCGGGGCTGCGCCTTCATCAACGCGTACGGGGAGCTGGGCGCGGTCTCCCCGTCGGTCGCGGACATCGCCCGCACCCACAAGACGGCGGTCCGCGACTACTTCGCCACCCTGACCACCGCCCTGGGCGCCCCGCCCCTCCTGGCCGACCAGCTCGCCATCCTGGCCAACGGCGCGATGGCGACCGCCGCGCTCACGGCTTCCCCGGAGCCCGCCGTCCAGGCCCGGGAGGCGGCGCGGGTCCTGCTGGACGCGGCGGCGCGGGGCGACTGA